The Glycine max cultivar Williams 82 chromosome 3, Glycine_max_v4.0, whole genome shotgun sequence sequence TGTTTACATCTATCTTCTGCAAATCCCACTATGAGAGAATACCTTGCATTGGCTCACCCTTTAGAACCATGATAACCAAGTGCACTGGGTCTGGGTTAAAAACATGTCACCAGCTAGAGCCTATATCATTTGCAACACAGCCCCTTTCATTCCCACATCTTGAAATTGCTTGCGACGGGGGAGGAACAGCTTAATGGAAATGTAAGAAGGGGAAATTGTAATATTGTCCACATTTTAATTTGTAGCCAGAAAAGGAGGcacaaaattaaagtttgaaaatatTCCCAGAGGATCATGAAATTGGTGATAGAGTGAAAATGCCAATTCCTAGACATAACACTAGTAACCCTATCTCATAAAGACCCGTGCTTCAACAACTTTAAGGCAAAAAATCCTACAAGTCCAAACTCCATTAAATAGTTACAAATAcaactagattaaaaaaatactagataTTAAAGTCCCGAACAGGCACTACTGCTTTCCAATTTCCACTTCTTCAACCAATAAACCCATAACAAACTATATATACAAACTTATACTACaaacaaaagatttttttttgctttctttgtcCTCTCCTAGGTTCCCCTATGTCTCTTTTGACAATTCGAAAAAAGGAGGAAAATAACTGCAACAACCCTAATGGATGAAACCGAAACCAAAAACAAGATGGAAAAACAGCATAATGGAATTGATCGCAGAGAAAGGAatgggatgaggaagaaaagaagaaggaagcgAAAAAAAAACGCACAGTTTGGCAAGAAGATCGACGAGCTGGGGTTTAGCGAGAGGTTCGATGAGGAAGCGAAGCTCTTCCTTGGAAGAAAAATCACCGTCGCCACCTGCTTCGTCCAGCTCCAGCTTTCTCTTCTTGAAATCCTccatattcttcttcttcaccttcCACTTCCACTCAACACCTCCGAACCCAATGCGTTAGGTTTATAATGGGGCTTTTCTCTTATACTTTGCAGTTTAGGcttataaacaaatttattacctgctttttttatatattttctttttaccaCGTTAGTGTTAGGAATAAGTATTCACCACTTTGTCAATTAGGAATAACCATTACGATCCTCTTCtttaaatcacttttttttttttcatttaaaatatttaaattcgaGACAAAAATCGAGTCCATTATCATTGATATCAATCActtgatatttgtttaaaatatatcaagtaataacatgataaaaaagTTTGAATTTCTAAGATGCAAATGACATGTTGAATGATTcataaatgatttaaatttaactcGTTAAATGCtcgattataaaaaaaaaaaattgttcatgtTGAGACCAAGCTTTACAGacatagaaaaaattaatactcagtaattttttaaatccgTATACCAGTGAGCACATTTTTCAATTTGTAAATCatctacaattaaaatatttataaatattaaattgatacacttaaaacttatttaagaaaatattcaattataaataaattaagagggtgtttgacaaaatattttaactaatttttaagtatcaaaatattcaattatttttaagttatcatttattattgtcaaaatattttccaactcataaaattatctccattacatacaaagaaaaatacacacattatcataaaaattattttttcaaatattttgagatataaaatcattattgataACATCAATATCAATGTTTTCTAACATATCATTCtcattagataattttttaaaacaaaacaatctTTTCCTGTGACATTGATGACCTTGAGTCATTGAAAAACCTCAAGCTACAGTTATAGGAACTAAGATTTTGTAAGCAATTTAAATATATGGATAGCAATTAACGACTTTGATAAACTTAAGAATTTCAGTGACTTGTCATTAACTCGTTAAGCAAAATCATTTGCAATACTTTTAAATTCGGAGAAAAGATTATCTAAATCAACTTATGATGAATCTTTATTCATTATCATCTTTtgaatttaacttatttaaatcaaataaaaatcccAAAATATTACCAAATGTCTTTAGTTTCTCTCAATTCACGAATACGGAAAAACGGTGGAGCTAGGTTGAATGTGATTGgcatttactttttttggtggaAATTGAAATTTCCTGTTATCCTTAATGATGACTTGAGTTGGAATTTGAGAATGAAGGGAGTTTTGgagaaacaaaatgaaattgaagCGTCTTTTTTTCCCCTCCTCACATTAAAGTTGTATGGATTTCTTTTGGGTCATGTAATCGCCCCTCTAAACTAGACTCAAGGCCAACCCTGGTCCTAACCAAACCATTAAAGGTTGATAGGTTTATGTTGCTTAGAAATCAGTTGTTGTGTCATTTGGAAATACGAACTATGGGGTTGTGTTGAGTATTATTTAAGATTAAAGAAGTAATTATATATCGTATTTGTCAAAACTACTTGTTTGTTAAGTTACTATGTGAAGGGTAGTTAACAATAAAccgtataattaataaatacaagAGTATCATATTGTTTGTATAAGACCCTCACAGTGAATagtgttttcattttttctcttaattttgtgACAACTCTCCTTGTGTGTGAATGCTGTGTGAAATTTGTGTGGGAGTGCTCAATAAGAGCATACAAGACATGCTTACATTTTGAAGTAACTGCCCAAAAAATGGTTTCTTACACTTACATGCTTGATTTGCCTATTGCAAAACAAAGGCAGCAACATGGTGTTTGCATAAGTCATAGCCATGCCACATGACAGAGCTAGGAAAATAGAGTAACTTTATCAAAACAATTGACCCATCATTTGGGGACAGTAGCTTCCAGTTCTGTGTAAGGGGTCTTCTCCAGTTTGGTTCTTTCCTTTTGGTAATCTAACATTACTTTGAGCTGCTGACTCTGCTCTTGAATTAGAGTGTGCAAATTTCGTTGCATCTAGTAGGCCCGAAAGAAAAATAGACACAAAATATTAAAGGATAAGTCAGTCCAAATGCTTGTGTTTCATAAACACTTTAAGTGATGTTCAATAGATATTTCCATCAAAGCAATTTTGTGTATTAACACCTTTAGTTGTTGGCATATATTTCTCCGGATCTCTAGTTGTAGTTGCCGTGATTCCTCAATTTGCATATGGCTGCAAATTAGAAGAGTATagatttaagaaaacaaatatggcTGCACTTAACTGCTTGAAATTTTAGTGAGAAAAAACTCGtgcaatttcaaataaaaaatagtatcataACACAAGTGTAGATTGCCATAGTTTAATTGATGTTACATTTTGACTTGAAGCTCAGACACCCCATTAGTTCTCTGTCCTTTCTCAGATCTTTCTGAAAGACAAAGTGGTAACTGTATCATATAATGCACCCATAATACcagagaattaaattatagttcAATGCATTAAAGTGTACATTATTAACCACCAGCAAACATGATCTgttaaatgtaaaagaaaatgatgcTGGTTTAATTAGAAGACTAGTGTTTGGTAGAAgtatttaaatatcaaaatgtGAAAATTTGATGTTAATGAGATGTATCTGGACTTACTGTATGTCCAAATACCTTATCAAATTTCATTTCTCTAATATTCCACCTTCCTCTTTTCACTTCTATCGAGCATATATACCATTATTATAGTTGAAAAGAAGTACTCTGTTTTAAAGAATTTCATGGGGTATGCATTACAGTAATATAACACATCAACAATGACAGAAGTAGTGTTTACCCTGCAAAGCTTTGTGCATGTGTATAGTAGACCTACATTTCTGCAAGACatttatattacaaaaatattagagaGCCGATTAGGTGTGAAAGTGGTTGCTATATATTGCACGACAAAGTTTAAAAacaatattgtaattttttttacaggaaaTAGTTTTACCTGCAAATGGCTTTTAACGTGAGAAATGGACAGCAAATCTGATTTCATCATATCTAGTATAGCTTTAGGCTTTGCCTCTACAATTAACAATGAATAAATCAAGCTAAGTATGGGGTAACAAGAGGTTTCTTACTTCTTAGATGTTATGTCTAAGTGTAACTAATACTTTGTTAACTTACTTTCGGGACCACCAAGGCTATTGACAATCATCATAAATGGCTCATGCAGATCTTTGGtccattttattcttcttttgccTCTCCTAGAAGCTACACAGGCAACACCACAAGTTCGATGAGGAGCTTGCTTTTCTCGCTTTGTACACGAGTCCAACTAGTAAGACACATATTACATCTCATCAGCCAAGAAATAAgtataatatacaaattaacTAGTAGATAAATGAATGAGGAGAGATTCTTAGATTACAAACAATCTACTTGAGATGCTCAAATAAATAGTCTATAGTTTATATGTCTAAAAGTATTAACTAGAGACATGTTCATACATTTTTTATGTGGTCCACACACTTCATATATATCAACAATTAATTTGACTGTATATGATAAATCATGCCTAACTAAGAATTTTTGTATTAAGAGAAGAGTAATCATTTGAGTAACGGAAAACTCAATTATTTCAAACACTTTATTAATACTTAACATTTTTCATTATCTTTCTTTCTATcaaatcatatcatatcatatgtatttttctctcctttatCTTTATCTCTCTAGGTGTTATATAGCACTTGTGGTGTCCGCTTATTACTTTCCTAATAATTTTTCCTCTAAACCAagctaagataaaaaaaaaaaagtaaaataaactacaatttttgttaaaggaaaaagagtgatttgacacattttctttctttctatcttttttctctttatcaaATTATATCACCTACCACATATCATTTTTCCtggattattttttcttctctcaagGTGTCAAATAGCATAAGAGTGTCCAAAGATCTTTATATATCCAAGAAAATAAGGATGATTCCATACCAAATCATCATGTATACTTTAAATGGACTCGGAAACTATACTAGCCACGCACTAAGAAAGTAATCAGTGTACCTGATTTCTCTGAAAGGAAATTTCAAGGGGCCCTTCATCCGTGGCAGCATCATCCCTCAGTAATTTATCATCTTCTTGTGAATAGAGGTCGTAATATTGAATACTATCAGGCTGAATGCTACTATGTTTTTCTTCGGAATAAGAAGcaattttacaatatttttcagaagaagaacgGCAATCTGCACCACTGCTAGACAAGAAGGAGCTTGTGAATTGAGACGATGGTCGATCTTGTTTTGTGGTGAAGTTATCTCCAGAGGCTTGGCAAATATTGTTCATCACCATGTGCGTATCTGTTGTTGTTGTCGTCTTTGGAAACTCAAAGCACCAAGCAGCTGGAACTTCAATCTGATGCT is a genomic window containing:
- the LOC102668008 gene encoding protein PHOSPHATE STARVATION RESPONSE 3, whose translation is MYQYSSQLYGTEWESYMGISNLDKVVGSEQLSFEPTKSPFNIVTTPLQITPPGFCASAIKSLVSFQAQQQQQHAHHQHQIEVPAAWCFEFPKTTTTTDTHMVMNNICQASGDNFTTKQDRPSSQFTSSFLSSSGADCRSSSEKYCKIASYSEEKHSSIQPDSIQYYDLYSQEDDKLLRDDAATDEGPLEISFQRNQLDSCTKREKQAPHRTCGVACVASRRGKRRIKWTKDLHEPFMMIVNSLGGPEKAKPKAILDMMKSDLLSISHVKSHLQKCRSTIHMHKALQERSEKGQRTNGVSELQVKIHMQIEESRQLQLEIRRNICQQLKMQRNLHTLIQEQSQQLKVMLDYQKERTKLEKTPYTELEATVPK